The genomic DNA GCGCCCATGACCACGCCCGCCACCCTGGCGTGGATGAGCGCGCCGGTACACATGAGGCAGGGTTCCAGCGTCACGGCCAGGATGGTGCCGGTGAGCCGGTAGTTGCCCAGCCTGGCCGCCGCCTGCCGCAGACAGAGCACCTCGGCATGGGCCGTGGGGTCGTTCAGGCCGACAGGGTTGTTGCGGGCCGCGGCCAGCAGCGCGCCATCGGGCGCGAACAGGGCGGCCCCGATGGGGGATTCGCCCTCCTTGGCCGCCATGCACGCCTGGGCAAAGGCCACGTCCATGAGCGACCGCCACGAGGTCCCGGCGGGCGGATCGGGCGGCGTCAAGGGCATGGGGATTACCGTGTCCTGAGGTAGTTGACGCCCGCCTCGAGCATGGCCAGCCCCAGCGGGATGGCCGGATCAGTGCCGCGCGTCCACGAGGGGTGGTTGGTCGGGTGGTTGTAGCATTCCGGGTGGGGCATCAGGCCGAGGATGCGGCCCGAGGGATCGGTCAACCCGGCAATGCCCAGCGGTGAACCGTTGGGATTGTAAGGATATTCCTGGGTCGGTTCGCCCGTGGCCGGGTCCACGTACTGCACGGCCACGAGGTTGCTCTCCTGAATGGCCCTGAAGGTGGCCTCGTCCATGGGGATGATCTTGCCCTCGCCGTGGCGGATGGGAACATCGAGCAGGTCGAGACCTTTGGTGAAGACGCAGGGCGAGGCGGGATTGGCCTTGAGGCGCACCCAGCGGTCCTCGAACCTGCCGGAATCGTTGTAGGAGAGGGAAACCTGCCGCTCGAAATAGCGGCCGCCCACAGCCGGGAGCAGGCCGAGCTTGCACAACAGCTGGAACCCGTTGCAGATGCCGAGGATGATGCCGCCGGAATCAAACAACGCCTTGAGCTGGTCGAGCACGGGCGAGCCGTCGACGGTATTGGCCCAGCGCCAGCGCAGGGCCGCGGCCTGGGCCGCGCCCAGATCGTCGCCATCAAGAAACCCGCCGGGGCAGAGGAGGTAGTTGTAGCTGTCCATGCGCACATGTCCGGCCACGAGGTCCGAGAAGTAGGCGATGTCGGCGCTGTCCGCGCCGGCGGCTTTCAGTGCGTAAGCGGACTCGTTTTCGCAGTTTGTGCCGTATCCCGTGATAACGAGGGCGTTGACGCGAGCCATGAAAATCTCCTCTTGCTGTTGACTTTGTTGCAGTACCCTGCAAAATTTGCGAAGCAGTTTTTGCTGGGCAGGAACATACGTGTCCGGGACTTGTCAGTCAACATGGACGGATCATGGGGTTGCTCGTCATTTTTCCTTACAATTCAAGTATAACGAAGGGGCTTGCTGGCATATGAAAACCAAATTCATATTTATTACCGGTGGTGTTTTGTCCTCCCTTGGCAAGGGGCTGGCCGCCGCTTCAATCGGGGCATTGCTCCAGGCCAGAGGGCTCAAGGCCACCATCCAGAAGCTCGACCCCTACATCAACGTGGACCCAGGGACCATGAATCCCTTCCAGCACGGAGAGGTCTACGTCACCGACGACGGCGCCGAGACCGACCTCGACCTGGGCCACTACGAACGCTACCTGGGCAAGGCGCTCACCCAGCAGAACAACTACACCTCAGGCTCCATCTACTACTCGGTCATCCAGAAGGAGCGGCGCGGCGACTACCTGGGCGGCACGGTCCAGGTCATCCCGCACATTACCGACGCCATCAAGGAAGCGGTGGTCGGCCTGCCCACCGACGAGGACGTGGCCCTCATCGAGATCGGCGGCACTGTGGGCGACATCGAGGGCCAGCCCTTCCTGGAGGCCATCCGCCAGCTCAAGAACGACCTGGGCAAGGAGAATGTCCTTTACATCCACCTGACCCTGGTGCCCTACATCAAGGCCGCTGGCGAACTCAAAACCAAGCCCACCCAGCACTCGGTCAAGGAACTGCGCAGCGTGGGCATCCAGCCCGATATCATCATCTGTCGTTCCGAGGTGGAGCTGGACGAGGACCTGAAGCGCAAGATAGCCCTGTTCTGCGACGTGGACCGCGATGCGGTCTTCACCGGCGTGGACGTCTCCTCCATCTATGAGGTGCCGCTGAAATTCTACGAGGAGGGCGTTGACCAGAAGATCGCCATCCTCCTCAAGCTGCCCGCCAAGAACGCGGAACTCGGCCCGTGGGAAAGGCTCGTGGACCGGCTCAAGAATCCCAAGGGGTCGGTCAAAATCGGCATCATCGGCAAGTATGTGGACCTGACCGAGGCCTACAAGAGCCTGCACGAGGCGCTCATCCACGGCGGCGTGGCCAATGATGTCAAGGTGGAGCTCGAATACGTCAACTCCGAGAAGGTGACGCCCAAGAACGTCGAGAAAAAGCTCAAGGGCCTGGACGGCATCCTCGTACCCGGCGGGTTCGGCTCGCGCGGCATCGAGGGCAAGATTCTGGCCATCAGATACGCTCGCGAGAATAAGGTTCCCTTTTTCGGCATCTGCCTTGGCATGCAGTGCGCGTGCATCGAGTTCGCGCGCAACGTCATAGGGCTTGAGGGCGCCAACTCCGAGGAGTTTGACCCGCTTACCGAGCACAACGTCATTTATCTGATGAAGGAATGGTACGACTTCCGCACCAGAAAGACCGAGACGAGGTGCGAGGAGTCGGACAAGGGCGGCACCATGCGCCTGGGCTCCTACCCCTGCAAGATCAAGAAGGACACCGTGGCCCACGTCGCCTACCAGACGGTCAACATCGACGAGCGGCACCGCCACCGTTTCGAGTTCAACAACCGCTTCATCGATCAGTTTGTGGAGCAAGGCATGGTCTTTTCGGGCACAGCCCCGGACGAATCCCTGATGGAGATCGTGGAGCTGCCCGGTCATCCGTGGTTCCTGGGCTGCCAGTTCCACCCGGAGTTCAAGTCCAACCCCATGAATCCCCATCCGCTGTTCCGGGATTTTATCAAGGCATCCAAGAACGAAAAGGCGAAAAAGGACAAATAATTGGCAATCTGCGAACTCTACAGGGCCAGCCGGTCGGGTCCCTTTGTCCTGGCCGGACCGTGTGTCATCGAAAACAGGGAGATCACCCTTGAGACGGCGCGGGTCCTGGCCGGGGTGGCCGACAGGCTCGGCCTGCCCCTGGTTTTCAAAAGTTCCTTTGACAAGGCCAACCGCACGGCGGTGACGAGTTTTCGCGGCCCCGGCATGGACGAGGGGCTGGCCATCCTGGCCGAGGTCAAGCGCGAGACAGGGCTGCCCATCGTCACGGACATCCACAGCCCCGAGCAGGCGGCCCGTGTGGCCGAGGTGGCGGATGTGCTCCAGATCCCGGCCTTCCTGTGCCGCCAGACCGACCTGCTGGTGGCAGCGGCGCAGACAGGGCGGATCGTGAACATCAAGAAAGGGCAGTTTCTCGCCCCCTGGGACATGAAAAACGCCGTGGAAAAGGTCCGCGCCTCCGGCAACGAGCAGGTGTGGCTGACCGAGCGCGGCTCCACCTACGGCTACAACAATCTGGTGGTGGACATGCGCTCCATCCCGGAGATGCGCAAATTCGACGTGCCTGTGATCATGGACGCCACCCACTCGGTGCAGTTGCCCGGCGGCCTGGGCGGAGCATCCGGCGGGCAGCGTGAATACGTGCCGGTGCTCGCCTGCGCAGCAGTGGCCGCCGGGGCCGACGGAGTGTTTCTGGAGACCCACCCCGACCCGGACGCAGCGTTGTGCGATGGTCCCAACAGCCTGCCGCTGGATAAAATCGAGTCTCTGCTGGTTCGGCTCAAGGCTATCTGGGAGTTGAACAATGGATGATGGCGTCATGGCGCTGGCCAGCAAAATACGGCTGCTCGTGCTCGACGTGGACGGCGTGTTGACCGACGGAGGGTTGTACTACGATGCCGACGGCCTGGTCATGAAGCGATTCAACGTCCAGGACGGCTTCGGCATCAAGCTGGCCCAGTCCGTGGGGCTGGAGATCGGCGTCATCACCGGTCTGGACCAGAAGCCGGTGGCCAAACGCATCAGGGAACTCGGCATCGTTCACTACTATCCGGGCAACCACAAGAAGCTTCCCCATTTTCTTGAGATGTGCGAAAAGGCCGGGGTCAGTCCCGGCGAGGCGGCGTTCATGGGGGACGACTGGATCGATCTGGCCGTGATGCGCGAGGCCGGGCTGGCCATGTGCGTGCCCAACGCCCAGCCTGAGGTGCTTGACGCAGCCGACTGGGTCTCCACCCGCCCCGGCGGACACGGCGCGGTACGCGAGGCCATCTCGTTCATCATGCAGGCCAGGGGGCTTACGGAAGACGCGCTGAAACAGTGGGCGGAGTAGATGAAAAGGCGTCCCGAGCTGCTGCTCGTCACGATCTTCCTGGTGGGCCTTGCCCTGGGCATCGCGGTCAAGGCCGTCTTCTTCTCCGACGAGATCATCGAGCCCACGGCCCTGGAGCCGGTGGAGGGCAAGTCCCGGGCGCAGCTCCTTGACGAGGCGGATATCTCCGCCGAGGACATCGAACTGGTGCAGGGCACCCAGGGCGCCATGACCTGGAAGCTGCTGGCAACATCGGCCCGGTACAACCAGGAGCGAAAGCTGGTCGGCGTGGACAGGCCGCAGCTTTCCGCCTATTTCGGGGTGGACCGGCAGGAGGTCTATGTCAAGGCGGACCGGGGTGAGGTCGATCAGCCCAACGACAACCTGACCCTTTACGACAACGTGACCGGGCGGTTCGGCTCGCTTGCCCTGGACGCGGCGCATCTCGACTATGTTGGAGCCATCGACAAGGTCTATCTCAAGGGCGGCGTGACCGTGCGCAGGCCCGACATGACGCTCAAGGCGGCAGCTGTGGAGATCGATCTGGTCACCCATGAACTGAAGGCGGCCGGAGGGGTGGAGGCGCTGTTTGCGCCCAAGGGATTTGACGGAAGCCCGTTCTTGGACCAGGGCAGGGAGTAAGGCTTTGATGAATATGACAGGCAGATTTTTCACGGTGGCCCTGTGCGTGCTCGTGTTCGCCTCGGTGGCGCAGGCCGCAGACTGGGGCGAGATACGCGAGGCCGCGAACACGCTCAACGTGCGCGAGGACCGCACGCCCCGCAGCGAGCATGTGGTCACCCTGGCCAAGGGCCAGCGGGTTAAGGTCGATTTTCTGAGAGACGGTTGGTACGCGATTTTTCCCGTCAACGAGACCGAGCGTAGCGAGAAGCGGGCCATGGGCTATGCCAACGCCAAGTATCTCGTGCCGGTGACGGCGGGCGCGCCTGCTCCCCTCCATGACACGCAGCCGGAAGAGTCAGGAGACACGTCAGGGGAAGCGTCAGGAGAAGCGGCGGCAGAAGTGTCTGCTGCCCTGACCGGTCAGGACCAGCCGGTTGCGGCCAAGCCTGCGCGAAGCGGCGAAGCAGGGGTGCAGGGCGAGGGCGCGGTCAAGGGGCCGGTGGCCTCCACACCGCCAGAACCCATCCAGGTGGGCGTTGACCCGAGCCAGGTGCCGGTCAAAATCACCTCGGACCGCATGACCTACGATGAGAACGGCAAGGTCGTCTCCTTTGTGGGCAACGTGGTGGCCGTACACGGCGAACTGACCCTGTGGGCCAATCGGCTCTCGGCCTTCTTCTCGTCACGCAGCGGCAAGAAGTTCGCCGTGGACAGCATCGATCGGATCGTGGCCGAGGGCGACGTGCGCGCCCAAAAAGGCAAGACCGAAGGATCGTGCGGCAAGTTGACCTACCTGGTCGAGGAGCAGATTCTCAAGATGGAGGAGGACCCGATCCTCAAGGACGGGCCGAACAGCCTGACCGGCAATGTCATCAACTTTTTCGTGCGCGAGAACCGCAGCGAGGTTGTGAGCGGCCAGGGCAAGCGGGTCCAGGCCATTTTCCTGACGCCCGAAAAGATCAAGGTGCAGTAGATGGCCGTCGGACTCATCGCAGCCAACCTCTCCAAACGGTACGGCCAGAAAGAGGTCGTGCACGGGATCAATCTCGAACTCAACACCCGCGAGGTGGTCGGCCTGCTCGGCCCCAACGGGGCGGGCAAGACCACCACGTTCTACATGCTCGTGGGCATCGTCAAGCCCAACACCGGGCATGTGTCGCTGGGCGGCGTGCCCCTGACCGACAAGCCCCTGCACGAGCGCGCCCGCATGGGCGTGAGCTATCTGCCGCAGGAAAGCTCCATCTTCAAGAAACTCACGGTGCGCCAGAACCTCCAGATCATCCTGGAGCAGACGGCCATGACCCCTGCGGCCCAACACCGACGGGCCAACGAGCTGATGGAGATGTTCACCATCACCAAGCTGGCCGATCAGGCGGCCATGTTTCTCTCCGGCGGCGAGCGGCGCAGGCTCGAGATCGCCCGCGCCCTGATCATGGACCCCAAGTTCATCCTGCTCGACGAACCCTTCGCCGGTATCGATCCCATTGCCGTCATCGACATTCAGGAGATCATCTCGGTCCTGAAAAGCATGGACATCGGCATCCTTATCTCCGATCACAACGTGCGTGAAACATTGAACATCTGCGACCGTGCCTATCTCGTGTACGAAGGGTCGGTCATTCTAGAGGGCAGCCCGGAGGAGATAGTGCAGGACAGCCGCGCCCGCCAAATCTATCTTGGCGAGGATTTCCGCCTCTGATCCCCTTTTTCCCCATCCTTCCGCTCTTGGCGATTTACACCAGGGTGAATCATTGGTACACTTTTTTCATGTGGCGTATTCTCTGGTATTAATCGAGACGCGACAGTGGGTTATAAGTATTGTGTTGCGTCCTTTTGTGATGTGTGGCAGTGTCTGAACCAAGAATCGCATGTGATGGTGAAATAAAGTGAAACGAACCCCCGGAACGCAGTCGCGATGACTCTGGTCCGAGAGGCTTAGAATATGGGATTGGAACTCAGGCAGCAACTCAAGCTCTCCCAGCAGCTGGTCATGACCCCGCAGTTGCAGCAGGCCATCAAGCTGTTGCAACTCTCGCGACTGGAGCTTTTGGAGACGGTCCAGCAGGAACTCATGGAGAATCCGTTTCTCGATGAGACCGAAGTCGAGACCGAGATTCGCGAACCTGAGAAGTTGACTGAATCCCAGGCCGAGGAGGAGCTTGTCCGCACTGCGGACTGGGAAAACTATCTCGGCGAGTTCTCCAGCACATCCAAACAATCCACGGCCCGCGACTCCGAGATTCCTGAGGAGGGGCTTTCCTTTGAGGCGCGTCTGGCCTCGAAGCCGACCCTGGAGGGGCATCTCAACTGGCAGATGCGGCTCTCCAACTTCACCGAGCGCGAGGTCGCCATTGGCGATGTGGTGGTCGGCAACCTCGACCACAACGGGTATCTCCAGGCGACCATTGAAGAGATCATGAGCATGGTCACCGCCACGCCCGAGGAGGTGGAGTCGGTTATCCGGCGGTTGCAGCGGCTCGACCCGGTGGGTGTTGGGGCGCGCACCCCGCAGGAGTGTCTGCTGGTGCAGATGGAGGTGCTTGGCTACGACGATCCGATCCTGGTCTCCCTGGTCCGCGATCACCTGGAAGACCTGGAGAAGAACCGTTTCAAGCCCCTGGCGCGCAAGTTCAAGATTTCCATGGACGAGCTCAAGGAGTACATCGAACAGCTCCAGACGCTCGACCCCATGCCCGGCTCCCACTACGCCAGCGCCGAACCCCATTATGTCAGCCCGGATGTTTTCGTCTACAAGTACGGCGAGGATTTTGTCATCATCCTCAACGAGGACGGGCTGCCCCGGCTCCAGATGAACTCTTTCTACCTGGAGACCATGCAGGGGGCCAAGAACAAGGAAAAAGAGTATTTCCAGGAAAAGATGCGATCTGCCGCCTGGCTGATGAAAAGCCTGTACCAGAGGCAGAGAACCTTGTACAAAGTAGTTGAGAGTATTGTCCGCTTTCAGCGTGATTTCTTTGAGGAAGGCGTGACAAGACTCAAACCGCTCATCCTCAAGGAGGTGGCAGAAGACATCGAGATGCACGAGTCCACCGTCAGCCGCATCACGACCAGCAAGTACGTGTCCACACCGCACGGCATCTTCGAGTTGAAGTTTTTCTTCAACAGCGCGCTGGATCTCAATGACGGCTCCCAGGTAGGCTCCGAGAGTGTCAAGGCGCTCATCAAGCAGATGATCGCCGCGGAAGACCATAAAAAACCCTTGAGCGACGAGCGGATAGGCGAGATACTTCAGGAGAGGCTCGAAGTGAACATCGCCCGCCGCACAGTGGCCAAATACCGCTCCGCCATGGGCATAGCGTCGTCTTCCAAGAGAAAGCAGTATTTCTAAGGCAGGCTTTCAGCACGTTCAACCAGGAGGAATGTATGAACATAAGCTTCACTTTCAAGAACTTTGAGCCGTCCGATCATCTCAAGGGCTATGCGCAAAAGCGTTTTGAAAAGGTGGGCAAGTATGTTTCCGACGCGGAGGCCGACCTCCAGGTCAACCTGCTGGTCGACAAGTTCCGCCACAAGGCGGATATCATCCTGAATGCCGACGGCATCCATATTTCCGCCTATGAAGACTCCGAAGACATGTACTCGACCATCGACATGGTGCTCGACAAGCTGGAAGCCCAGATGCGACGGATGCGCGAAAAGATCAAGGACAGGACCAAGCAGGCGCGCGGCAACAAGGTCCAGATGAACTTCCTGTCCTACGGGAGCATTCCCGGAGAGTCCGGGCCGACCATAGTCGGCACCGACACTTATGAACCAAAGCCCATGTCCGTTGACGAGGCGGCCCTCCAGTTGGAGACCCTTGACAACGAGTTCCTCGTGTTTCTCAACGCCGAGACCGAGGGAGTGAACGTAATCTACAAGCGCAAGAACGGCGACTTCGGTCTGATCGATCCTGGAAACTAAGCATGAAACTCGGTGATTACCTGGACAAGGACCTCGTCCTTTATGACCTCGCCTCCGCCACAAAGCCGGAGGTGCTTGAAGAACTCCTCGCCCCGGTGGGCGTGAAATATCCAGAGATGGACACGGACCTCGCGGTCCGTGTCCTTCTTGATCGTGAAAACCTCGGCACCACGGGCATCGGTGACGGCATCGCCATCCCCCACGGCAAGCTCGAAGACCTGGAGCAGGTCATTGTGGTGGTCGGCAGGAGCGTCTCAGGGGTCGATTTCGCGGCCCTGGACCACAAGCCGTGCGCCATCTTCTTTCTTGTGCTCGCCCCTGAGCAGGTGGCAGGCATGCATCTGCGCATCCTGGCCCAGGTCTCCCGGGTGCTCAAGGACGAGGCCTTCCGGCGCGAGTTCATGGAGGCCGAAAGCAACGAGGCGCTCTGGAAGCTCCTCGAAGAGGTCTAGCCTGTGCAGGAGCCATGTCAGTGACGCCAGCCAACACCTTTCCCATGGTCGTCGTGACCGGCATTTCCGGCTCTGGCAAAAGCACGGCGCTCAAGGTCTTCGAGGATCTCGGCTTCTTCTGCATCGACGGTCTGCCGTCGGGCATGTCTCCGAAGATCGCCGATCTGATCCTCAAGCAGGATTCCAAGTACCGCGGGCTGGCGCTGGGCATGGACATGCGTCAGCCGGAATTTCTGGAAGGGTGGGACACCGCCCTTGAGGAGCTGGCCAACATGGGCATCACCCCCCAGGTGCTCTTTCTCGAAGCCAAGCTCGGCGTACTCATGCGGCGCTACGCCACCACCCGCAGGCCGCACCCCCTGGAGAGCCAGTCCTTGGGCCTTGAGCAGGCGCTGGAGCAGGAGAAATCGCTCCTCGACCCCATCCGCGCCAACGCGGAACTGGTGCTCGACACCTCTGACTATTCGGTCCATGACCTGCGCCGGGTCATCCAGACCAAATGGTCGGCCATCGAGGAGCTGGGGCGGGGCATGCGCGTGCACATCATCACCTTCGGATTCAAGTACGGCGTGCCGTCCGAGGCGGATTTCGTCTTTGACCTGCGCTTTCTGCCCAATCCCTATTTCGACAAATCCCTCAGGCCGCTTTCCGGGCTGGACGAGGCCATTGCCGACTATGTGCTCGGCAGCGAGGTCGGGGCCAAATTCAATGAGAAATTTTTAGAATTCATCACCTATGTGCTGCCCCTGTACGCCGACGAGGGCCGCTACAGGATAACCCTGGCTCTGGGGTGTACGGGCGGAAGGCACCGTTCGGTCAGCGTGGCCGAGTCCGTGCTGGCGACGCTGAAGGAAAAAGGGTATGCAGTCACCATTGAACACAGACATATGGAACTGGGATAGTCATGGCTGCGAAGAATGATAAGAATGACAAGAATGCAATGGTCGGCGTGGTGCTGGTCACCCACGGCACCTTTGGCGAAGGGCTGCTCCAGGCGGCGGTCATGGTGCTGGGACCGCAGGAGAATTGCGTTGCCGTTGGCGTGGACGTCTCCACCGGGGTGGACGAATCCATGGAGGCTATCCGCAAGGCCATCAAATCCGTGGAGAGCGGCAGGGGCGTGATCGCGCTGACCGATCTCTTTGGCGGCTCGTCGACCACCATGAGCCTGTCGCTGATGAAGTCGGAGCGGCTCGAGGTCATCACCGGCGTCAACCTGCCCATGCTGATCGCCACGCTCTCGTCGCGGCTCATGGAACTCGACGCCCTGGCCGACAAGGCCATGGGGGCCGGGCAGCAGGGCATCAAGGTGGCAGGGGCCATGCTGCGCAAACGGGCGGCAGACAAGGCAAAGCCATGACCCTGGTGCGCATCGACAACCGTCTTATCCACGGCCAGATCATCGAGACGTGGCTGCCCTACACCGGGGCCACCGCCGTGGTCGTGGCCAATGACCAGCTCGCTGCCGACATCCTCCAGCAGGAGATCATGTCCCTGGCCATCCCGGAGACCGTCAAGAGCGCCTTTGTCGGGGTGGAGGGTGTGGTCGAGGCTGTGGCCCGTTACCATTCGGTTCGCGAGACGGTCGGAGTTCTCGTCCTTTTTTCCAACTGTGCCGATGCCAAGAGGGCGTATGACTCCGGATTTGCCTATGATGTCCTGAACATCGGCAACGTCCACTACAGTCCCGGAAAGCGGCAAATATCGCCAAGCGTCGCCCTTTCCACCGAGGACGAGGGGTGCCTCAAGCAGCTCTCCAGACGTGGGGTGGCCCTGGATTTCCGCTGTGTCCCCAACGATCCCGTGCAGGTGAGGTTCTAGTCGTGGCCTTGTCGAATCCTTTCCTCTGGTTTGCCCTTGTCGCTTTTTTTTTGCCCTGTTCTCCCTCTTCAGATTCGCGCTGACCATCGGGCTGCTAGAACGCCCCCTGGTCATTG from Pseudodesulfovibrio aespoeensis Aspo-2 includes the following:
- the kdsA gene encoding 3-deoxy-8-phosphooctulonate synthase, which gives rise to MAICELYRASRSGPFVLAGPCVIENREITLETARVLAGVADRLGLPLVFKSSFDKANRTAVTSFRGPGMDEGLAILAEVKRETGLPIVTDIHSPEQAARVAEVADVLQIPAFLCRQTDLLVAAAQTGRIVNIKKGQFLAPWDMKNAVEKVRASGNEQVWLTERGSTYGYNNLVVDMRSIPEMRKFDVPVIMDATHSVQLPGGLGGASGGQREYVPVLACAAVAAGADGVFLETHPDPDAALCDGPNSLPLDKIESLLVRLKAIWELNNG
- a CDS encoding KdsC family phosphatase → MDDGVMALASKIRLLVLDVDGVLTDGGLYYDADGLVMKRFNVQDGFGIKLAQSVGLEIGVITGLDQKPVAKRIRELGIVHYYPGNHKKLPHFLEMCEKAGVSPGEAAFMGDDWIDLAVMREAGLAMCVPNAQPEVLDAADWVSTRPGGHGAVREAISFIMQARGLTEDALKQWAE
- the hpf gene encoding ribosome hibernation-promoting factor, HPF/YfiA family, translating into MNISFTFKNFEPSDHLKGYAQKRFEKVGKYVSDAEADLQVNLLVDKFRHKADIILNADGIHISAYEDSEDMYSTIDMVLDKLEAQMRRMREKIKDRTKQARGNKVQMNFLSYGSIPGESGPTIVGTDTYEPKPMSVDEAALQLETLDNEFLVFLNAETEGVNVIYKRKNGDFGLIDPGN
- a CDS encoding LptA/OstA family protein, with the protein product MTGRFFTVALCVLVFASVAQAADWGEIREAANTLNVREDRTPRSEHVVTLAKGQRVKVDFLRDGWYAIFPVNETERSEKRAMGYANAKYLVPVTAGAPAPLHDTQPEESGDTSGEASGEAAAEVSAALTGQDQPVAAKPARSGEAGVQGEGAVKGPVASTPPEPIQVGVDPSQVPVKITSDRMTYDENGKVVSFVGNVVAVHGELTLWANRLSAFFSSRSGKKFAVDSIDRIVAEGDVRAQKGKTEGSCGKLTYLVEEQILKMEEDPILKDGPNSLTGNVINFFVRENRSEVVSGQGKRVQAIFLTPEKIKVQ
- a CDS encoding PTS sugar transporter subunit IIA, which gives rise to MAAKNDKNDKNAMVGVVLVTHGTFGEGLLQAAVMVLGPQENCVAVGVDVSTGVDESMEAIRKAIKSVESGRGVIALTDLFGGSSTTMSLSLMKSERLEVITGVNLPMLIATLSSRLMELDALADKAMGAGQQGIKVAGAMLRKRAADKAKP
- a CDS encoding nucleoside deaminase encodes the protein MPLTPPDPPAGTSWRSLMDVAFAQACMAAKEGESPIGAALFAPDGALLAAARNNPVGLNDPTAHAEVLCLRQAAARLGNYRLTGTILAVTLEPCLMCTGALIHARVAGVVMGALDPRAGAVISNLQGHALPFANHRMWFVQGVMEEECSTLLKRFFLEKRRGCTR
- the rpoN gene encoding RNA polymerase factor sigma-54, yielding MGLELRQQLKLSQQLVMTPQLQQAIKLLQLSRLELLETVQQELMENPFLDETEVETEIREPEKLTESQAEEELVRTADWENYLGEFSSTSKQSTARDSEIPEEGLSFEARLASKPTLEGHLNWQMRLSNFTEREVAIGDVVVGNLDHNGYLQATIEEIMSMVTATPEEVESVIRRLQRLDPVGVGARTPQECLLVQMEVLGYDDPILVSLVRDHLEDLEKNRFKPLARKFKISMDELKEYIEQLQTLDPMPGSHYASAEPHYVSPDVFVYKYGEDFVIILNEDGLPRLQMNSFYLETMQGAKNKEKEYFQEKMRSAAWLMKSLYQRQRTLYKVVESIVRFQRDFFEEGVTRLKPLILKEVAEDIEMHESTVSRITTSKYVSTPHGIFELKFFFNSALDLNDGSQVGSESVKALIKQMIAAEDHKKPLSDERIGEILQERLEVNIARRTVAKYRSAMGIASSSKRKQYF
- the rapZ gene encoding RNase adapter RapZ is translated as MTPANTFPMVVVTGISGSGKSTALKVFEDLGFFCIDGLPSGMSPKIADLILKQDSKYRGLALGMDMRQPEFLEGWDTALEELANMGITPQVLFLEAKLGVLMRRYATTRRPHPLESQSLGLEQALEQEKSLLDPIRANAELVLDTSDYSVHDLRRVIQTKWSAIEELGRGMRVHIITFGFKYGVPSEADFVFDLRFLPNPYFDKSLRPLSGLDEAIADYVLGSEVGAKFNEKFLEFITYVLPLYADEGRYRITLALGCTGGRHRSVSVAESVLATLKEKGYAVTIEHRHMELG
- a CDS encoding phosphoribosylformylglycinamidine synthase subunit PurQ; translated protein: MARVNALVITGYGTNCENESAYALKAAGADSADIAYFSDLVAGHVRMDSYNYLLCPGGFLDGDDLGAAQAAALRWRWANTVDGSPVLDQLKALFDSGGIILGICNGFQLLCKLGLLPAVGGRYFERQVSLSYNDSGRFEDRWVRLKANPASPCVFTKGLDLLDVPIRHGEGKIIPMDEATFRAIQESNLVAVQYVDPATGEPTQEYPYNPNGSPLGIAGLTDPSGRILGLMPHPECYNHPTNHPSWTRGTDPAIPLGLAMLEAGVNYLRTR
- a CDS encoding PTS sugar transporter subunit IIA, producing the protein MKLGDYLDKDLVLYDLASATKPEVLEELLAPVGVKYPEMDTDLAVRVLLDRENLGTTGIGDGIAIPHGKLEDLEQVIVVVGRSVSGVDFAALDHKPCAIFFLVLAPEQVAGMHLRILAQVSRVLKDEAFRREFMEAESNEALWKLLEEV
- the lptC gene encoding LPS export ABC transporter periplasmic protein LptC; amino-acid sequence: MKRRPELLLVTIFLVGLALGIAVKAVFFSDEIIEPTALEPVEGKSRAQLLDEADISAEDIELVQGTQGAMTWKLLATSARYNQERKLVGVDRPQLSAYFGVDRQEVYVKADRGEVDQPNDNLTLYDNVTGRFGSLALDAAHLDYVGAIDKVYLKGGVTVRRPDMTLKAAAVEIDLVTHELKAAGGVEALFAPKGFDGSPFLDQGRE
- a CDS encoding PTS sugar transporter subunit IIB; protein product: MTLVRIDNRLIHGQIIETWLPYTGATAVVVANDQLAADILQQEIMSLAIPETVKSAFVGVEGVVEAVARYHSVRETVGVLVLFSNCADAKRAYDSGFAYDVLNIGNVHYSPGKRQISPSVALSTEDEGCLKQLSRRGVALDFRCVPNDPVQVRF
- a CDS encoding CTP synthase — protein: MKTKFIFITGGVLSSLGKGLAAASIGALLQARGLKATIQKLDPYINVDPGTMNPFQHGEVYVTDDGAETDLDLGHYERYLGKALTQQNNYTSGSIYYSVIQKERRGDYLGGTVQVIPHITDAIKEAVVGLPTDEDVALIEIGGTVGDIEGQPFLEAIRQLKNDLGKENVLYIHLTLVPYIKAAGELKTKPTQHSVKELRSVGIQPDIIICRSEVELDEDLKRKIALFCDVDRDAVFTGVDVSSIYEVPLKFYEEGVDQKIAILLKLPAKNAELGPWERLVDRLKNPKGSVKIGIIGKYVDLTEAYKSLHEALIHGGVANDVKVELEYVNSEKVTPKNVEKKLKGLDGILVPGGFGSRGIEGKILAIRYARENKVPFFGICLGMQCACIEFARNVIGLEGANSEEFDPLTEHNVIYLMKEWYDFRTRKTETRCEESDKGGTMRLGSYPCKIKKDTVAHVAYQTVNIDERHRHRFEFNNRFIDQFVEQGMVFSGTAPDESLMEIVELPGHPWFLGCQFHPEFKSNPMNPHPLFRDFIKASKNEKAKKDK
- the lptB gene encoding LPS export ABC transporter ATP-binding protein — protein: MAVGLIAANLSKRYGQKEVVHGINLELNTREVVGLLGPNGAGKTTTFYMLVGIVKPNTGHVSLGGVPLTDKPLHERARMGVSYLPQESSIFKKLTVRQNLQIILEQTAMTPAAQHRRANELMEMFTITKLADQAAMFLSGGERRRLEIARALIMDPKFILLDEPFAGIDPIAVIDIQEIISVLKSMDIGILISDHNVRETLNICDRAYLVYEGSVILEGSPEEIVQDSRARQIYLGEDFRL